The nucleotide sequence GCACTGAGTACACTGGATTGGCTGTGATTCTGTATGCCGCCATCCAATGAGGTATTCGCCATAATCGCGCCGATGCCGAACCCGCCCGCCAGCCAGGCCAATGACTCATTCGAGTAATAATTAGCATGATCCTCTTTGACTTTGCTCCAGAGTGTCAGCCGCTCACTTGCCATTTCGGTTTCGAAACTGGGATTCACACAGCCGAAGTCACCCAGAGGTTCTTCCGACAGAAAACCGGTCACAACTACAGATGCAGGCAAGTCGTCGGGCAGTGTTTCATCAATCTGCCTGTTTTGATTCAATACTCCGCGGGTGGAATCAATCCAGTCTGAACCGGCCGGATCGTCTCCTCTCAATCCAGACAATCCAAACTCTTCACCCGCTTCGGCAGCGGTTTGCTCTCGCTTGTGCTGATCACCCGGCGTGACATCGTGTGAAACCGCTTGTGAGCGCTGCAGCGTCGAACTCAACCATTTCCCACTGGTGGAATGGTTTGTCGAAATACAGCCCGACAGCATAGACAGCGCAAGCAGACACACGGACAGCAGAAAGATGCGTCCTGAGATCAGGCTGCCTGCACAGTATGTCTGTAATTTCAGCGTCAGAGTTTGATTCATCGTGTGTTTTAAGCAGAGAGGAAAACAGAGATGTAAGGTGGGTGACAAGCGAAGTGAGAAAAAGGCGGGGAATGTGAGGAAAGGAGCACTGACAGGTGCTCCATTAAAGGTGCGAGTGAAACGAAGCTGTCGTAGCAGACACCAACAATCAGGAGTCAATGTTTCACTCCGCATCAGAGATTCAATTGTAGATTCTTGAATTAAATACCTGGATCTTTCTGCGGGCTGTTTTGTGGATCTGGATACCAGCGGTCGGAATAATACAGTTCAAACGCGGCCTGGAAGAATGCCACGGCATTGTGCAGCATCTCTTGATCGGGATTTTTCTGTTGATTGAGTTGATGCGTGGCGCGATCCAGTTGAAAGCCTGCTGATGACTTCCCGAACCCCAGCACGACCATGCGATTTTGTGAATCGAGTAATGCGACATCATGATTATGCTGCATGATGGCCCGTCCCCGCCTGGGATCTGCCTGCAGGACATCGTAACCAAAGAAGACCGAGCGATAGTCGCTGCCCAGTCGTCCCATGATGGTCGGCGCGATATCCAGCGAACAGGCCAGTGTGCTGCAGCGCGTCCCCGCTGCTTTTCCCTCAGGCTGAATCAGCAATACCGGCACCCGGTAAGAACTCATGGGAAACAGCTGGCTGCCGGAAACACGGGCTCCGTGATCCCCCATGACAACAAAAATGGTATTCTGATAGAAATCATGTGATTGCGCTTCACGAAAAAAATAACCGAGTGCCCAGTCTGCATATTTCACCGCGTTCTCACGTGTCTGCTCATTCTCAGGAATGCGACCTTCCGGGTAAGTATAAGGTCGATGATTGGAAACCGTGAGAATGGTGGCAAAGAACGGCCGACCGGACTTTTCCAGACCATCCAGTTCTGTCAGAGCCTTATGAAACAGGTCCTCATCGCTGACCCCCCAGGCATTTGCAAAAATGGGATCATGAAAATCTGACTGTTCAATAAAATGGTTGAAGCCATTGGCTCTCATAAAAGAACGTACGCCATCAAACAGCCCGCGTCCGCCTGTCATAAAGAGTCTCTCATAGTCTCGACCGGCGAGCACATTTGCCAGTGTATAGACATGCTCCGAGTGATCCCGCTTGAGGATCGATTCGGTCGGAATGGGAGGCATTGACGTCATCACCGCTTCCAGAGCCCGCGCGGTCCGGTTTCCGGTGGCATAAAAATGATCGAACAGCAGCCCCTGTTTGGTCAAAGCATCGAAGTGGGGAGTCAATCCGCGTTTGTCTCCCAGCGCTCCGATGAAGTCAGATCCCAGGCTCTCCTCCAGAATCAAAACGACATTATAATCCTGCTCAGGTTGCCCTGTCTGAATCACG is from Gimesia maris and encodes:
- a CDS encoding phosphatase PAP2 family protein, with amino-acid sequence MNQTLTLKLQTYCAGSLISGRIFLLSVCLLALSMLSGCISTNHSTSGKWLSSTLQRSQAVSHDVTPGDQHKREQTAAEAGEEFGLSGLRGDDPAGSDWIDSTRGVLNQNRQIDETLPDDLPASVVVTGFLSEEPLGDFGCVNPSFETEMASERLTLWSKVKEDHANYYSNESLAWLAGGFGIGAIMANTSLDGGIQNHSQSSVLSASSDEWLHGLHAQKELGNGRYTIPLFAAAWVAGAMFETIPLVNRTGEWGERSLRAIIVGTPPMLAMQLATGASRPGETTANAKWKPFQDNNGVSGHSFMGAIPFLAAAKVTDKPLLKLAFYAGSTLVPLSRINDNRHYPSQVFLGWWMAWIATNAVDATQNPDRHWSVYPISWSGVSGVGFEYNW
- a CDS encoding LTA synthase family protein, with amino-acid sequence MSKLVLPAEPVLNLSGKKIEETTGSVQGVNTHSGLLSTIHNIGVSIHRWSGRYSVLATIFVITLGYLFLLRTVMVVTYTSLDKVTIWQELQLLFVGLQYDVLVALCFVFPQLIHITFLSERRLKGRINHLLLDLTWIIAFLFLPFFCITEYVFFDEFQSRLNYIAFEYIVYPTEVCCNIWESYPLIELLALVVLCGISCWILLRKNFHAQVATSMPWQKRYGIFFSCLAAIAILWSSTSAESRQVSRDRIVNECSWNGLYSFVYYAWTCRFDFNKNYMTIADAEVKQRLRQQIVSDGDDLKQFSNNPVDRVIQTGQPEQDYNVVLILEESLGSDFIGALGDKRGLTPHFDALTKQGLLFDHFYATGNRTARALEAVMTSMPPIPTESILKRDHSEHVYTLANVLAGRDYERLFMTGGRGLFDGVRSFMRANGFNHFIEQSDFHDPIFANAWGVSDEDLFHKALTELDGLEKSGRPFFATILTVSNHRPYTYPEGRIPENEQTRENAVKYADWALGYFFREAQSHDFYQNTIFVVMGDHGARVSGSQLFPMSSYRVPVLLIQPEGKAAGTRCSTLACSLDIAPTIMGRLGSDYRSVFFGYDVLQADPRRGRAIMQHNHDVALLDSQNRMVVLGFGKSSAGFQLDRATHQLNQQKNPDQEMLHNAVAFFQAAFELYYSDRWYPDPQNSPQKDPGI